A single Arcanobacterium canis DNA region contains:
- a CDS encoding antirestriction protein ArdA, whose protein sequence is MSCSTVTVARPRVWVGCLACYNEGRLVGEWVDAEGAGDLTSNDLHGTPTTHEELWCFDLEGFPRGTGEMSPSAAVPWGELFEEVGERQWDALLAWVETGCYVADADDLPCVSDFEERFCGRWDSEQDYAAHLAEELSIWDEVPEHLHSYLDIDAWWRDERLDYCITDAPDGGVFIFRSH, encoded by the coding sequence GGTGGGTTGCCTCGCCTGCTACAACGAGGGTCGTCTCGTGGGTGAGTGGGTCGATGCCGAAGGTGCTGGCGACCTCACCTCCAACGACCTGCACGGCACCCCGACGACTCACGAGGAGCTCTGGTGCTTCGACCTCGAAGGCTTCCCGCGAGGGACTGGCGAGATGTCCCCGTCTGCTGCCGTCCCGTGGGGTGAGCTCTTTGAGGAGGTGGGGGAGCGCCAGTGGGACGCTCTGCTCGCTTGGGTGGAGACGGGCTGCTACGTGGCGGACGCCGACGACCTGCCCTGTGTGTCCGACTTCGAGGAGCGGTTCTGCGGCCGCTGGGACTCTGAGCAGGACTACGCTGCGCACCTCGCTGAGGAACTGAGCATCTGGGACGAGGTTCCCGAGCACCTGCACTCCTACCTCGACATCGACGCCTGGTGGCGAGACGAGAGGCTCGACTACTGCATCACCGACGCCCCCGACGGAGGCGTCTTCATCTTCCGATCACACTGA